Part of the bacterium genome is shown below.
AAGCCGTCGACGGGATGACGCTCGTCGTTGAACCCGGGAAAGACCGCTGACCCGGGGAAGACTGCGAGAGGGCCCGGCGAAGCCGAAGGGGGACGGGTTATCGTTGCCGTATTTATGAACCGCAGCACTTAGCCACAAGGAGGATCGTCGAATGGTCACCTACGTAGCCGCACTGGTACTGGTCCTGCTCTTCCTCTCCAGCGCCGTCAAGATCCTGAACGAGTACGAGCGGGGAGTCGTCTTCCGGCTCGGGCGCGTGATCGGGGCGAAGGGCCCCGGCCTCATCCTCCTCATCCCCGCCATCGACAAGATGGTCCGGGTGGACCTGCGCGTCGTGGCGATGGACGTCCCGGCGCAGGACGTCATCACGCGGGACAACGTCACCATCAAGGTGAGCGCCGTCCTGTATTTCCGCGTCATCGACCCGAACCGGGCGATCATCGGCGTGGAGAATTACCTCTACGCGACGTCCCAGCTCTCCCAGACGACCCTGCGGTCGGTCTGCGGCCAGGCCGAGCTCGACGAGCTCCTCGCGGAACGGGAGAAGATCAACGCGCACCTCCAGGAGATCCTCGACAAGGACACGGAGCCGTGGGGCGTCAAGGTCGCGAAGGTGGAGATCAAGAACATCGACCTGCCGCAGGAGATGCAGAGAGCGATCGCCAAGCAGGCCGAGGCCGAGCGGGAGCGGCGCGCCAAGGTCATCGCCGCCGAGGGGGAGTTCCAGGCGGCCCAGAAACTTTCCGACGCGGCGAAGATCATCGGAGAGAACCCGATCGCCCTCCAGCTGCGCTACCTCCAGACGTTGCGGGAAGTGGCGTCCGAGAACAATTCGACGACCATCTTCCCCGTGCCGATCGACCTGCTCACCCCGTTCATGCAGATGGCGAAAATGGTGACCCCGCCCCCCCCGAAGGAATGATGAAGCTCCTTCGCCTGATCGCCGCGGGGGTCCTCCTCCTCGCCGGCTGCGCGGGGGCCCCGCCGCGGGAACCCCCGGTCAGGAGGGCTCCTCCCGGAGCGGGGCCGGGGGTCGCCGCCCCACCCGGCGCCGTCGGGGCGCCGCCCATCGAGACGACGGGGCCGCGGTTCATCCGTGTCCTCCTCTCGGAAGGGACGCCGGAGGTCATCCTCGATGGGGAGGCGATCCGGGCGTGGAGCCCCGACGGGAGACTGGTCGCCGAAGCGGCGGGTCGCGTCACCCTGAGCGCGGTCGGGGAACGGATCCGGTGGAACGGGTCGAGGCTCCTCGGCGACACCATCGACGCGGCGGGGTCGCCGGACCTGCGCATCGGCAAACGGAAAAGGACCGGCCGGGTTCGCGTTCTCGCGCGGAACGGGAAGCTGCTCGCCGTCTCCGTCGTGCCGTTCGAGGCGTACGTCGCCGCCGTTCTCAGCCGGGAGGCCGCGCCGCGGTTCCACCCGGAGGCGCTCGCGGCGCAGGCGGTGGCCGTGCGGACGTATGCCGCCGGCGCGGCCGCGAAGCCGCGAAACGCCGCGTATGACGTCGTGGGCGGCGTGGAAGACCAGGTGTTCGACGGATTGGACGGGGTCGCGGCGGTCTTCCGCGAGGCGTCCGACCGGACGCGGGGGCTGGTGGTGCTGTACCGGGGAGAGCTCGCGCGGACGGTGTACCACTCCACCTGCGGGGGGCGGACCGAAGACGCCGCCTCCGCCTGGGGGAGGGACGTGCCGTACCTGCGGGCGCAGTACTGCTCCGATTGCTCCGGCAGCCCGGTCTACCGGTGGGAGTACCGGATGTCCGGGGCCGAGGGCCGGCGCGTGGCGAAGGCCCTCGGTGTCCCGCCCGGAAAGGATCTCCGGATCGAGGTGGCGGGCCGCACGCCGACGGGACGCGCGAGCCGCGTCCGGCTCTCCTCCGGCGGGGTCTCCCGGGAGTTGTCGTCCGCGAAGTTCCGGAGGGTGGCGGGGTACGCCAACGTCCGCAGCCTGAAGATGGGAATCGTCCCCGTCGCCGGAGGGTGGCGGTTTACAGGGGAGGGGTGGGGACACGGGGTGGGGATGTGCCAGTACGGGGCGGACGGGATGGCCCGGCGCGGCGCGGGATTCCGCGAGATCCTCGCCCGCTACTACCCGGGGACCGAAATTCGCGGAGTGTCGCCCTGAGGACGGATCTCCTGGAGTACGACCTGCCGGAGCGCCTCGTCGCGCAGCATCCGGCTCCCCGCCGACGCGACGCGCGCATGATGACGCTTTCCCGCGCGACCGGGGAAACCGGCCACCGCGTGTTTTCGGAGCTCCCGTTCCTTCTTCGCCGCGGGGACCTGCTCGTCGTCAACGATACGAAGGTCCTCCACGGCCGGCTCCACGCGGCGCGCCGGACGGGCGGCGCCGTCGAAGTGTTCCTCCTGTCGCCCCTGCCCGAGGCCGGAGCCGCGGGGGAGGAACGGTGGGAGGCGCTCGCCCGGCCTTCGAAACGGCTGAAGGAGGGGGAAGAGTTCGAGGTCGGCGGCGTCCTGCGGGTCCGGCTCGTCCGCAGGATGGGCGAGGGACGCTGGGAGGTGATCCTGTCGGGGGGGAACGTCCCGGTCGCGAAGGCGCTGGAGCGCGCGGGGAATGTCCCGCTGCCGCCGTACATCCGGCGCCGCACGGGCGATCCCGCGGCGGCGGAGGACGCGGTCCGGTACCAGACCGTGTACGCGAGGAACCCCGGGTCGGTGGCGGCGCCGACCGCGGGGCTTCATTTCGACGAGGATCTTCTGGAGGAACTCGCGGCCGCGGGAGTCGGCGTGGCGCGGTTGACCCTGTCGGTCGGGTACGGCACCTTCTCCCCCATCCGCACGGAGGACGTCGAGGCGTACCGGATCCACCCGGAACGGTACCGGATGCCGCCGGAGACGGCGGCGGAGATCAACGCGGCGCGCGCCCGCGGCGGACGAGTCGTCGCGGTGGGCACCACCAGCGTGCGGACCCTCGAGACGTGCGCGGGAGAGGACGGCACAGTGGAGCCGTCCGGGGGGACGACGCGGCAGTTCATCTTCCCCGGCTACCGGTTCCGGGCGGTCGACGCCCTCGTGACGAACTTCCACCTTCCCCGCTCCAGCCTCCTCGCACTTGTGATGGCGTTCGCCGGCGTCGACGCCGTGCGGGAGGCGTACCGGGAGGCGATCGCGCTGGAATACCGGTTCTACAGCTACGGCGACGCGATGATCATCTCTTGAGGAGGGACCGTTGACGCTCCGGTTCACGGTCGAGTCGCGGGACGGCGGCACCGCGGCGCGGAATGGCTCGATCTCGACGGAGCGGGGCCTCCTTCGCACCCCGGCGTTCATGCCCATCGGGACGGCGGCGACGGTCAAGGGAGTCTGGCCGGACCAGCTGCGGGAGATGGGGTACGAATGCGTCCTCGGCAACACGTACCACCTGTACCTGCGGCCCGGCCACGAACGGATCCGCGGACAGGGGGGGCTCCACCGGTTCATGGGGTGGGATCGCCTGATTCTCACCGATAGCGGCGGCTTCCAGGTGTTCTCCCTCCGCGCCTTGCGGAAGGTGTCCGACGAGGCGGTGACGTTCCGCTCCCATCTCGACGGCTCGGCGCACACGCTTACTCCGGAGCGCGCGGTCGCCGTGCAGGAGGCGCTCGGGTCGGACGTGCGGATGGCGCTGGACGAGTGTGTGGCGTTCCCGGCGGGCCGGGAAGAGGTCGAGGAGGCGGTGCGGCGAACGACCTTGTGGGCGACCCGCTCCCTGGCGGCGCGGACCTTCGAGGGCGGCGGAATGTTCGGGATCGTCCAGGGGGGGATGTTCCCGGACCTGCGGCGCCGCAGCGCCGAGGAGATCTGCGTCCTCCCGTTCCAGGGATTCGCCATCGGGGGGGTGAGCGTCGGGGAGGGGAAGGAGCTCCAGCGCGAGACCGTGGCCGGGACGGTGCCGCTGCTTCCCGCTTCCATGCCGCGCTACCTGATGGGGGTGGGTACGCCCGCCGACATCCTTTTCGCGATCGCGC
Proteins encoded:
- a CDS encoding slipin family protein, coding for MVTYVAALVLVLLFLSSAVKILNEYERGVVFRLGRVIGAKGPGLILLIPAIDKMVRVDLRVVAMDVPAQDVITRDNVTIKVSAVLYFRVIDPNRAIIGVENYLYATSQLSQTTLRSVCGQAELDELLAEREKINAHLQEILDKDTEPWGVKVAKVEIKNIDLPQEMQRAIAKQAEAERERRAKVIAAEGEFQAAQKLSDAAKIIGENPIALQLRYLQTLREVASENNSTTIFPVPIDLLTPFMQMAKMVTPPPPKE
- a CDS encoding SpoIID/LytB domain-containing protein, translated to MKLLRLIAAGVLLLAGCAGAPPREPPVRRAPPGAGPGVAAPPGAVGAPPIETTGPRFIRVLLSEGTPEVILDGEAIRAWSPDGRLVAEAAGRVTLSAVGERIRWNGSRLLGDTIDAAGSPDLRIGKRKRTGRVRVLARNGKLLAVSVVPFEAYVAAVLSREAAPRFHPEALAAQAVAVRTYAAGAAAKPRNAAYDVVGGVEDQVFDGLDGVAAVFREASDRTRGLVVLYRGELARTVYHSTCGGRTEDAASAWGRDVPYLRAQYCSDCSGSPVYRWEYRMSGAEGRRVAKALGVPPGKDLRIEVAGRTPTGRASRVRLSSGGVSRELSSAKFRRVAGYANVRSLKMGIVPVAGGWRFTGEGWGHGVGMCQYGADGMARRGAGFREILARYYPGTEIRGVSP
- the queA gene encoding tRNA preQ1(34) S-adenosylmethionine ribosyltransferase-isomerase QueA; translation: MRTDLLEYDLPERLVAQHPAPRRRDARMMTLSRATGETGHRVFSELPFLLRRGDLLVVNDTKVLHGRLHAARRTGGAVEVFLLSPLPEAGAAGEERWEALARPSKRLKEGEEFEVGGVLRVRLVRRMGEGRWEVILSGGNVPVAKALERAGNVPLPPYIRRRTGDPAAAEDAVRYQTVYARNPGSVAAPTAGLHFDEDLLEELAAAGVGVARLTLSVGYGTFSPIRTEDVEAYRIHPERYRMPPETAAEINAARARGGRVVAVGTTSVRTLETCAGEDGTVEPSGGTTRQFIFPGYRFRAVDALVTNFHLPRSSLLALVMAFAGVDAVREAYREAIALEYRFYSYGDAMIIS
- the tgt gene encoding tRNA guanosine(34) transglycosylase Tgt; translation: MTLRFTVESRDGGTAARNGSISTERGLLRTPAFMPIGTAATVKGVWPDQLREMGYECVLGNTYHLYLRPGHERIRGQGGLHRFMGWDRLILTDSGGFQVFSLRALRKVSDEAVTFRSHLDGSAHTLTPERAVAVQEALGSDVRMALDECVAFPAGREEVEEAVRRTTLWATRSLAARTFEGGGMFGIVQGGMFPDLRRRSAEEICVLPFQGFAIGGVSVGEGKELQRETVAGTVPLLPASMPRYLMGVGTPADILFAIAHGVDLFDCVLPTRNARNGMMFTSAGPVSIKQARYADDALPPDERCDCPTCRGFSRAYLRHLYLQREMLGSMAMTVHNLHFYAGLMRRAREAISRGNFGELVKESVVSENE